In Rhodospirillum rubrum ATCC 11170, a genomic segment contains:
- a CDS encoding integration host factor subunit alpha, with protein sequence MSGKTITRAQLSEAVYQEVGLSRNESADLLEMVLNEMSEALVEGDTVKISSFGSFSVREKGERVGRNPKTGEEVPILPRRVLVFRPSQLLKARINDGAVGSQING encoded by the coding sequence ATGTCCGGCAAGACCATTACGCGTGCCCAGTTGAGCGAGGCCGTCTATCAGGAAGTCGGCCTGTCGCGCAACGAGTCGGCCGATCTTCTCGAGATGGTTTTAAACGAAATGTCCGAGGCGCTGGTTGAGGGCGACACGGTAAAGATTTCCAGTTTCGGTAGTTTTTCGGTGCGCGAAAAGGGCGAGCGCGTCGGCCGCAACCCGAAGACCGGCGAGGAGGTTCCCATCCTGCCCCGGCGGGTTCTGGTATTCCGCCCCTCGCAACTGCTTAAGGCGCGCATTAACGACGGCGCGGTAGGCAGCCAGATCAACGGATAA
- the plsX gene encoding phosphate acyltransferase PlsX, whose product MSNSLVISVDAMGGDDAPDMVVDGVKLARKRFPDVRFLLFGDEARIGPLVAGDSALSAVCTIRHTASAVSGDAKPSQAVRSGRQSSLWLSIEAVKKGEAAGVVSAGNTGAFMAMAKLILRTLPGIDRPAIATLLPTLRGESVVLDLGANAECNANNLVEFAIMGEVFARTVLSLDRPTVGIMNIGSESGKGTDTVRDASARLQDSALPIRFMGFVEGDDLGKGTVDVIVTDGFTGNVMLKTAEGTAKLYSQFLRNAFLSSLLARLGYLLSRSALQKVKARTDPRRYNGAMFLGLDGVAVKSHGGTDALGFSNALAVAIDLVRQGFNESIKDEIAKVQVLPSTVSVSHAV is encoded by the coding sequence GTGAGCAACTCCCTGGTCATATCGGTTGACGCCATGGGCGGGGACGATGCCCCCGACATGGTGGTCGATGGCGTGAAGTTGGCGCGCAAGCGCTTCCCTGACGTCCGGTTTTTGCTGTTTGGAGACGAGGCTCGGATTGGGCCGCTGGTCGCGGGCGATAGCGCCCTGTCAGCGGTATGCACCATACGCCACACCGCTTCGGCGGTATCGGGGGACGCCAAGCCCTCGCAAGCCGTGCGCAGCGGCCGCCAGTCCAGTCTTTGGCTGTCCATCGAGGCGGTCAAGAAGGGCGAGGCGGCCGGCGTGGTGTCGGCGGGCAACACGGGCGCCTTCATGGCGATGGCCAAACTGATCTTGCGCACGCTGCCGGGAATCGACCGGCCGGCGATCGCCACCTTGCTGCCTACCCTGCGGGGTGAGAGCGTGGTGCTTGATCTGGGCGCCAATGCCGAATGCAATGCCAATAATCTGGTGGAATTCGCCATCATGGGCGAGGTTTTCGCCCGAACGGTATTGTCTTTGGATCGGCCGACCGTGGGCATCATGAACATCGGCTCGGAGTCCGGCAAGGGCACCGATACGGTGCGCGATGCCAGCGCTCGGCTGCAAGACAGCGCCTTGCCGATCCGCTTCATGGGCTTCGTCGAAGGCGATGACCTGGGCAAGGGCACGGTCGATGTCATCGTGACCGATGGCTTTACCGGCAATGTGATGCTGAAGACCGCCGAAGGCACGGCCAAGCTGTATTCGCAGTTCTTGCGCAACGCCTTCCTCAGCTCGCTTTTGGCCCGCCTGGGGTATCTGCTGTCGCGGTCGGCCTTGCAAAAGGTCAAAGCCCGGACCGATCCCCGTCGCTATAACGGGGCGATGTTCCTCGGACTCGACGGAGTCGCGGTCAAAAGCCACGGCGGTACGGATGCCTTGGGCTTTTCCAATGCTTTGGCGGTGGCCATCGATTTGGTGAGGCAGGGCTTTAACGAGTCGATCAAGGACGAGATCGCCAAGGTTCAGGTTTTGCCCAGTACCGTCAGTGTGAGCCACGCCGTCTGA
- a CDS encoding MerR family transcriptional regulator gives MIPPSPTLEPADDGDGARRGKSESAFRTISEVSADLGVPQHVLRFWETKFSQIRPMKRGGGRRYYRPEDVILLAAIRDLLYNDGYTIKGAQKLLRENGVKSVISQTLGIGAETTAAIGAEDDEADRPDASEPEEALAGHDAPFDDAAEGEGDEDRSPYPDPLEADGDLLDGDDEDDSLGELDDPADEGGEEAPSVPPLAQAAEPVAPVVVVAGLSPSQRRELLAVLAELEDLRRILQQAEL, from the coding sequence GTGATCCCTCCCAGCCCGACACTCGAGCCAGCGGACGATGGCGATGGGGCGCGCCGCGGCAAGTCCGAGTCCGCCTTTCGCACGATCAGCGAGGTTTCGGCCGATCTGGGCGTTCCTCAGCATGTTCTGCGGTTCTGGGAAACCAAGTTTTCGCAGATCAGGCCGATGAAACGGGGCGGTGGCCGGCGCTATTACCGACCCGAAGACGTCATCCTGCTCGCCGCGATTCGCGACCTTCTTTACAATGATGGCTATACCATCAAGGGGGCGCAGAAGCTGCTGCGCGAAAACGGCGTCAAAAGCGTCATCTCGCAAACCCTGGGCATCGGTGCCGAGACCACCGCCGCGATCGGGGCGGAGGACGACGAGGCGGACAGGCCGGATGCGTCCGAACCCGAGGAGGCCCTCGCCGGGCACGACGCCCCCTTCGACGACGCGGCGGAGGGCGAGGGCGATGAGGATCGCTCCCCCTATCCCGACCCGCTCGAGGCCGACGGCGACCTGCTGGACGGCGACGATGAGGACGATTCCCTTGGCGAGCTCGACGATCCGGCCGACGAGGGGGGCGAAGAGGCTCCGTCCGTGCCACCGCTTGCGCAGGCCGCCGAGCCGGTCGCTCCGGTGGTGGTGGTGGCGGGATTGAGCCCGAGCCAGCGTCGTGAGCTTTTGGCCGTGCTGGCCGAACTGGAGGATCTGCGGCGGATTTTGCAGCAGGCCGAGCTGTAA
- a CDS encoding beta-ketoacyl-ACP synthase III: MWRSVIAGCGSYLPANKVTNANLAERVETTDAWIRERTGILVRHFAAEGEKTSDLAMAAARAALADAGVDAAEVDLIVLATATPDQTFPATATRVQAGLGCRPGAPAFDIQAVCSGFLYALSVADALIKAGQARTALVIGAETFSRILDFTDRTTCVLFGDGAGAVVLRATPSTGDGGERGILSTHLHADGRHHDLLYVDGGPSSTGTVGHLRMQGREVFRHAVTNLYEVVLEALAANGLQADAIDWVVPHQANQRILDGTAKKLGIDPAKVISTIALHANTSAASVPLALCEARRDGRIQPGQLILLEAMGGGFTWGSALVRL, encoded by the coding sequence ATGTGGCGTTCCGTGATCGCGGGATGCGGGTCCTACCTGCCCGCGAACAAGGTGACCAACGCCAATTTGGCGGAGCGGGTGGAGACCACCGATGCTTGGATCCGCGAAAGGACCGGCATTCTGGTGCGCCACTTCGCCGCCGAGGGGGAAAAGACCTCTGATCTGGCGATGGCCGCCGCTAGGGCCGCCCTGGCCGATGCCGGGGTCGACGCCGCCGAGGTCGATCTGATCGTTCTGGCGACCGCCACCCCCGACCAGACCTTCCCGGCCACCGCCACCCGGGTTCAGGCCGGACTGGGCTGTCGGCCCGGCGCGCCGGCCTTCGATATCCAGGCGGTCTGTTCGGGTTTTCTCTATGCCCTCAGCGTCGCCGACGCCCTGATCAAGGCCGGTCAGGCGCGTACCGCGCTGGTTATCGGCGCCGAAACCTTCTCGCGCATTCTTGATTTCACCGACCGCACCACCTGCGTGCTGTTTGGCGATGGCGCCGGGGCGGTGGTTTTGCGGGCGACGCCCTCGACCGGCGACGGCGGCGAGCGCGGCATCTTGTCGACCCATCTGCATGCCGATGGCCGCCACCATGATCTGCTCTATGTCGATGGCGGGCCGTCGTCGACCGGCACCGTGGGCCATCTGCGGATGCAGGGCCGCGAGGTTTTCCGCCATGCGGTGACCAATCTTTACGAGGTCGTCCTTGAAGCCCTGGCGGCCAATGGCCTTCAGGCCGACGCCATCGACTGGGTGGTTCCCCATCAGGCCAATCAGCGCATCCTCGATGGCACCGCCAAGAAGCTGGGCATCGATCCGGCCAAGGTGATCAGCACCATCGCCCTTCACGCCAACACCTCGGCCGCCTCGGTGCCGCTGGCGCTTTGCGAGGCCCGGCGCGATGGCCGCATTCAGCCCGGTCAGTTGATTTTGCTCGAAGCCATGGGCGGCGGTTTCACCTGGGGCTCGGCCCTGGTCCGGCTGTAA